A window from Corynebacterium singulare encodes these proteins:
- the rplM gene encoding 50S ribosomal protein L13: MSTFHPKSGDITRKWYVIDATDVVLGKLASTVADMLRGKHKPQYAPNVDCGDHIIILNADKIHVSSNKREREMRYRHSGYPGGLKSMTLGQSLDTNPVRVIEEAVKGMMPHNKLSNASIKKLHVFVGEEHPYAGQKPETFEFKQVAQ, encoded by the coding sequence TTGTCTACTTTCCACCCGAAGAGCGGTGACATCACCCGCAAGTGGTACGTCATCGACGCTACCGACGTGGTTCTGGGCAAGCTCGCTTCCACCGTGGCAGACATGCTGCGTGGCAAGCACAAGCCCCAGTACGCACCGAACGTTGATTGCGGCGACCACATCATCATCCTTAATGCGGACAAGATCCACGTTTCCTCTAACAAGCGCGAGCGCGAAATGCGCTACCGCCACTCCGGTTACCCGGGCGGCCTGAAGTCCATGACTCTTGGTCAGTCCCTGGACACCAACCCGGTTCGCGTTATCGAGGAAGCTGTGAAGGGCATGATGCCGCACAACAAGCTTTCCAACGCCTCCATCAAGAAGCTGCACGTTTTCGTGGGCGAGGAGCACCCGTACGCCGGCCAGAAGCCGGAAACCTTTGAGTTTAAGCAGGTGGCACAGTAA
- the rpsI gene encoding 30S ribosomal protein S9: protein MTEQNIDNNVADAADIAAATAATEEFTNTIGDSLAPETDAEAETAAPAIHEGPIQTVGRRKRAIARVRLVAGSGKISVNGREFDDYFPNKLHQQDILQPLTILERDGQFDIKVTVNGGGPTGQAGALRLAIARALNVYNPADRPALKKAGLLTRDARAVERKKAGLHKARRAPQYSKR from the coding sequence ATGACCGAGCAGAACATCGACAACAATGTAGCCGACGCTGCCGACATCGCTGCAGCAACCGCCGCTACCGAGGAGTTCACCAACACCATTGGTGATTCCCTGGCACCGGAAACCGACGCAGAGGCTGAGACCGCTGCTCCGGCCATCCACGAGGGCCCGATTCAGACCGTTGGTCGCCGTAAGCGCGCCATCGCTCGTGTTCGCCTCGTTGCTGGCTCCGGCAAGATCTCCGTCAACGGCCGCGAGTTCGACGATTACTTCCCGAACAAGCTGCACCAGCAGGACATCCTGCAGCCGCTGACCATCCTCGAGCGCGATGGCCAGTTCGACATCAAGGTCACCGTCAACGGTGGTGGCCCGACCGGTCAGGCCGGCGCTCTGCGCCTGGCCATCGCCCGCGCACTGAACGTCTACAACCCGGCTGACCGCCCGGCCCTCAAGAAGGCTGGCCTGCTCACCCGTGACGCTCGTGCCGTTGAGCGTAAGAAGGCTGGTCTGCACAAGGCACGTCGTGCCCCGCAGTACTCCAAGCGTTAA
- the glmM gene encoding phosphoglucosamine mutase, with protein sequence MTRIFGTDGVRGLANKKLTPILALRLGQAAAEVLTSDRESYERRPLAIIGRDPRVSGEMLDAAIASGLASRGVDVVRVGVLPTPAIAFLTDDFGADLGVMISASHNPMPDNGIKFFSAGGKKLPDEVEDRIQDTMDTITEGGPTGTKIGRIISEAPDGRERYLKHLAEVVTTDLTGIKVVVDTANGAASKVAPIAYEAAGAEVIAIHNKPNAFNINEDCGSTHIDKAQAAVVEYGADLGLAHDGDADRCLAVDAEGTVVDGDQIMALLAVGMKEENDLRFNTLVATVMSNLGLKIAMKEQGIEVKETAVGDRYVLEELNRGDFSLGGEQSGHVVLPDDCTTGDGTLTGLSIMARMAKSGKSLKELASVMTVLPQVLINVPVSDKAVILDAPEVKEAIAAAEAELGDTGRVLLRPSGTEELFRVMVEASEKEQARKVAGRLAAAVSAV encoded by the coding sequence ATGACTCGTATTTTTGGAACCGACGGAGTTCGCGGTCTCGCGAACAAGAAGCTCACCCCGATTCTGGCGCTGCGCCTGGGACAGGCTGCGGCAGAGGTTTTGACCTCGGACCGTGAGTCCTACGAGCGCCGCCCGCTCGCCATTATCGGCCGTGACCCCCGCGTATCCGGTGAAATGCTGGACGCGGCTATCGCATCGGGTTTGGCCTCGCGTGGCGTCGACGTCGTCCGTGTTGGCGTGCTGCCGACCCCGGCCATCGCGTTCCTTACCGATGACTTTGGGGCCGATCTCGGCGTGATGATTTCGGCGTCGCACAACCCGATGCCGGACAACGGCATTAAGTTCTTCTCCGCGGGCGGCAAGAAACTCCCGGATGAGGTCGAAGACCGCATCCAAGACACCATGGACACCATCACGGAGGGCGGTCCAACAGGCACGAAGATCGGCCGCATTATTTCTGAGGCTCCCGATGGCCGCGAGCGTTACCTCAAGCATCTCGCTGAAGTTGTCACCACTGACCTGACCGGCATCAAGGTTGTTGTCGATACCGCCAATGGTGCTGCGTCTAAGGTGGCTCCAATTGCGTATGAGGCAGCTGGTGCTGAGGTTATTGCTATCCACAACAAGCCGAATGCCTTCAACATCAATGAGGACTGCGGTTCGACCCACATTGACAAGGCACAGGCGGCCGTCGTGGAGTACGGCGCAGACCTGGGCCTGGCGCATGACGGTGACGCCGACCGCTGCTTGGCCGTTGACGCTGAAGGGACTGTCGTCGACGGTGACCAGATTATGGCGCTGCTGGCTGTGGGGATGAAGGAGGAGAATGACCTCCGTTTCAACACGCTCGTAGCTACTGTCATGTCCAACCTGGGTCTCAAGATCGCGATGAAGGAGCAGGGCATTGAGGTCAAGGAAACTGCGGTGGGTGACCGCTACGTGCTTGAGGAGCTCAACCGTGGTGATTTCTCGTTGGGCGGTGAGCAATCCGGTCACGTCGTTCTTCCGGATGACTGCACCACCGGTGACGGTACGCTGACCGGACTGTCCATCATGGCGCGCATGGCAAAATCCGGGAAGTCCCTCAAGGAGCTGGCTTCCGTCATGACCGTGCTGCCACAAGTCCTCATTAATGTTCCGGTGTCTGACAAAGCCGTGATTCTCGACGCCCCCGAGGTCAAGGAAGCCATCGCCGCCGCCGAGGCGGAGCTGGGTGACACTGGCCGCGTACTGCTGCGTCCGTCCGGTACCGAGGAGCTTTTCCGCGTCATGGTGGAGGCCTCTGAGAAGGAGCAGGCACGCAAGGTAGCAGGACGCCTTGCCGCGGCCGTTTCCGCAGTGTAA